The following coding sequences lie in one Heyndrickxia oleronia genomic window:
- a CDS encoding YqeB family protein, translating into MSGEINSSSKTILGYSKALGILLYGGFSILGLLLGYFLPRIADWALKLPWLPFEGPIKLIHALNGPWLPIILAALGCIAGIVIAYIAIKEILIITLTDQEILLEKDEQKTRLLNEQIESVFLDGKELVILGKSGHELVREKHDDSPKKICDAFIKHGYSWLAEGDPFKDEYRRWVPDSPELSLSANALMKAREMALKNNEVKDVKELRKELEKLGYIVRDEETCQYWRKVEKIG; encoded by the coding sequence ATGTCAGGTGAAATAAATTCTAGTTCGAAAACTATTCTAGGATATTCAAAAGCTCTTGGAATCTTACTATATGGAGGATTTAGTATACTAGGTTTACTATTAGGATACTTTTTGCCAAGGATTGCGGATTGGGCATTAAAACTTCCTTGGCTGCCGTTTGAAGGACCAATAAAACTAATCCACGCTTTGAATGGTCCGTGGTTACCAATTATTTTAGCAGCTCTTGGTTGTATTGCTGGTATAGTGATTGCGTATATAGCGATTAAAGAAATTCTGATTATCACATTGACAGATCAAGAGATCTTATTGGAAAAAGATGAGCAAAAAACTAGGCTATTAAATGAACAAATCGAATCAGTATTTTTAGATGGAAAGGAACTAGTGATACTCGGAAAATCAGGACATGAATTAGTAAGGGAGAAACATGATGATTCCCCCAAAAAAATATGTGATGCATTTATCAAGCACGGCTATTCTTGGTTAGCAGAAGGTGATCCATTCAAAGACGAATATAGAAGGTGGGTACCGGATTCACCAGAATTATCATTATCAGCCAATGCATTAATGAAAGCAAGAGAAATGGCATTAAAAAATAATGAAGTGAAGGATGTTAAAGAATTAAGAAAGGAACTTGAAAAGCTCGGCTATATCGTTCGTGATGAAGAGACATGTCAATACTGGAGAAAAGTGGAGAAGATTGGATAA
- a CDS encoding TetR/AcrR family transcriptional regulator, which produces MEKGKQSFIAEARRDQIIEAAIKTLDEIGYVKSSLSQIAKRAGISTALISYHFSNKEDLINHLLTKLLEESTSYIMDHVLAANSAQEKLNAFIKASLSYQNTHPAHNTALIEIVFNARTPENIPYYKLVDDEEEDPILAELKLILYEGQKSGEFKSFHVDVMANVIQGAINEYMFTNPVLTKKVDLSTYINEVVHIISSAVKK; this is translated from the coding sequence ATGGAAAAGGGAAAGCAATCCTTTATAGCAGAAGCACGACGTGATCAAATTATTGAAGCAGCAATTAAAACACTGGATGAAATTGGATATGTTAAATCAAGCCTTTCGCAAATAGCTAAGCGAGCAGGGATCAGTACAGCATTGATTTCATACCATTTTTCCAATAAAGAGGACCTAATTAATCATCTGTTGACAAAGCTTTTGGAAGAATCCACTTCATATATTATGGATCATGTACTTGCGGCAAATTCAGCACAGGAGAAATTAAATGCATTTATAAAGGCAAGTCTATCCTATCAAAATACACATCCTGCACATAATACAGCGCTTATAGAAATCGTTTTTAATGCTAGAACACCTGAAAACATTCCCTACTATAAATTAGTGGATGATGAGGAAGAAGATCCGATTTTGGCAGAGCTTAAACTAATTTTATATGAAGGACAGAAAAGTGGGGAATTTAAATCCTTTCATGTAGACGTGATGGCAAATGTTATTCAAGGGGCAATTAACGAATATATGTTTACCAATCCTGTCCTTACTAAGAAAGTTGATTTAAGTACGTATATAAATGAAGTGGTTCACATCATTAGCAGCGCAGTAAAAAAATAA
- a CDS encoding ABC transporter ATP-binding protein, whose translation MGNAVEVKNLTKSYGNMNAVNNVSFSFEPNKIYGLLGRNGAGKTTIMHMITAQLFATSGEVKVFGEVPYENNQALSKICFIKESQKYPPNFTVQDVLNISSELFPNWDQSYAELLINDFQLPLSRRIKRLSRGMLSSVGIIIGLASRSPLTIFDEPYLGLDAVSRTLFYNRLIEDYAEHPRTIVLSTHLIDEVSKILEHVIVIEKGELIINEDADMLRGRAFTVTGLANKVDTFISGKTVINHTPLGGFHSAIIMGSLGMDDRKQAESLGLELTPVSLQQLIIYLTNGNSQGRAVGYE comes from the coding sequence ATGGGGAATGCGGTAGAGGTTAAGAATTTAACTAAATCATATGGAAATATGAATGCTGTGAATAATGTTTCATTTTCATTTGAGCCCAATAAAATATATGGGCTACTTGGGAGGAATGGTGCAGGAAAAACAACAATCATGCACATGATCACTGCCCAACTATTTGCAACGAGCGGAGAAGTAAAGGTTTTTGGAGAGGTTCCTTATGAAAATAATCAAGCACTTAGTAAAATTTGCTTTATCAAGGAAAGTCAAAAATATCCACCAAATTTTACTGTACAGGATGTATTAAACATTTCTTCGGAACTCTTTCCTAATTGGGATCAATCTTATGCTGAATTATTGATTAATGATTTCCAACTGCCACTATCCCGAAGAATAAAAAGGTTATCTCGAGGGATGTTATCGTCGGTAGGAATAATCATAGGTCTTGCAAGTCGTTCACCCCTTACAATTTTTGACGAACCCTATCTCGGTCTAGACGCAGTATCCAGAACATTGTTTTATAATCGTTTAATTGAGGATTATGCAGAACATCCACGTACAATTGTTTTATCCACACATTTAATCGATGAAGTAAGTAAAATACTAGAGCATGTTATTGTCATAGAAAAGGGCGAGCTTATTATTAATGAAGATGCAGATATGCTGCGGGGACGTGCTTTTACGGTTACAGGTTTGGCTAACAAAGTAGACACATTTATTTCAGGGAAAACAGTGATTAATCATACACCATTAGGTGGGTTTCATTCAGCTATTATTATGGGTAGCCTCGGAATGGATGATCGTAAACAAGCTGAATCACTTGGTCTTGAACTTACCCCAGTATCTTTACAACAATTAATTATCTACCTTACAAATGGTAATTCCCAAGGAAGGGCGGTCGGTTACGAATGA
- a CDS encoding GntR family transcriptional regulator, whose translation MSMLIDDSRPIFVQIAERIEDDIINGGLLEESQVPSTNQFASFYQINPATAAKGVNLLVDQGILYKKRGIGMFVAEGARAKLMEKRKEQFFEQYVIKMLQEADKLGISVEELTDMIKKGDK comes from the coding sequence ATGAGCATGTTAATCGATGATAGTCGTCCTATCTTTGTTCAAATAGCTGAACGGATTGAGGATGACATCATTAATGGAGGGTTACTTGAGGAATCACAGGTACCATCCACTAATCAATTCGCTTCCTTTTACCAAATCAACCCAGCAACAGCGGCGAAAGGTGTCAATCTCTTAGTAGATCAAGGAATTTTATATAAAAAACGCGGCATCGGAATGTTTGTCGCAGAAGGGGCACGAGCAAAGTTGATGGAAAAAAGAAAGGAACAGTTTTTTGAACAGTATGTAATTAAAATGTTGCAAGAGGCGGATAAGTTAGGGATTTCGGTAGAAGAGCTTACGGATATGATCAAAAAGGGGGATAAGTAA
- a CDS encoding SPFH domain-containing protein codes for MSFFRNQFANVVEWEEFRDDMIFYKWSNREIKKGSKLIIRPGQDAIFLNNGKIEGVFEDEGEYDIESQIIPFLSTLKGFKFGFNSGMRVEVLFVNTKEFNVKWGTRNPINIPSPGFPGGIPIRANGTFNFKVNDYIALIDKIAGVKDSYLVEDVRIRITSILDQLLMKWISKEGRDMFNLQANSFEISKGIQEDLDMQLMEIGISITGFNVMSFNYPKEIQDMINKNASYGMVGNIDKYQQISMIDGMASGKMKGGGTATDMAGMMMGMNIANQMMNQMNQNTPNQPAVSQDDQSHSPQQTAEQKRPNFCPNCGTKTGNANFCSNCGQKLI; via the coding sequence ATGTCTTTTTTTAGAAACCAATTTGCTAATGTTGTAGAATGGGAAGAATTTAGAGATGATATGATCTTCTATAAATGGAGTAATCGTGAAATTAAAAAGGGAAGTAAATTGATTATTCGCCCAGGTCAGGATGCTATATTTTTAAACAATGGAAAAATCGAAGGGGTGTTCGAGGATGAAGGGGAGTATGATATCGAATCTCAAATCATCCCCTTTCTATCGACTTTAAAAGGCTTTAAGTTCGGCTTTAATAGTGGTATGCGGGTAGAAGTGCTATTTGTAAATACGAAAGAGTTTAATGTTAAATGGGGAACTAGAAATCCGATTAATATTCCTTCTCCTGGATTTCCAGGTGGGATTCCGATTCGAGCAAATGGCACGTTTAACTTTAAAGTAAATGATTATATCGCATTGATTGATAAAATTGCTGGTGTGAAAGATAGTTACTTAGTTGAAGATGTCAGAATACGTATTACGTCTATTCTTGATCAGTTACTCATGAAATGGATTTCGAAGGAAGGAAGGGATATGTTTAATCTGCAGGCCAACTCCTTCGAAATATCCAAGGGGATTCAAGAGGACTTAGATATGCAGCTGATGGAAATTGGTATTTCAATTACAGGATTTAATGTCATGAGTTTCAATTATCCAAAAGAAATTCAAGACATGATTAACAAAAATGCCTCATATGGAATGGTTGGTAATATTGATAAATATCAGCAGATTTCAATGATAGATGGTATGGCATCTGGAAAAATGAAGGGTGGTGGGACTGCAACTGATATGGCAGGGATGATGATGGGAATGAATATCGCTAATCAAATGATGAATCAAATGAATCAAAATACCCCAAATCAGCCTGCAGTATCACAAGATGATCAATCCCATTCGCCACAGCAGACAGCTGAACAAAAAAGGCCTAACTTTTGCCCGAATTGTGGGACAAAAACAGGAAATGCAAATTTCTGTTCAAACTGTGGGCAAAAGCTTATTTAA
- a CDS encoding TPM domain-containing protein has protein sequence MSTISMQKQGFLFLLMSLVLILSMGITAKAETFDRHKYIYDDAGLLTDQEASKLQELSSRLSEERDTAFIIITVNGTDGKSAKQYVGDYYDENGPGYDQPFGNTAILFLDMQGRDIYLAGFKKAEDYLTDERLDLIRDEITPALSEGNYFEAFSDYITTSHEYMGEEPSNGSEEYNGYDSDADHHEYANEDTNVDSENILFQWWFQVIAALVVAGIVVAIMIYSSGGRVTVNGQTYINNKHSKVLSRSDRFVRQTVTKQKKPSNNTNNTSGGGGISRGGHSHSGSGGKF, from the coding sequence GTGAGTACAATTAGTATGCAAAAGCAGGGCTTCCTTTTCTTATTGATGTCTCTAGTGCTTATCTTGTCCATGGGTATAACAGCTAAAGCGGAGACCTTTGACCGCCATAAGTATATTTATGATGATGCAGGTCTCTTGACAGATCAAGAAGCGTCAAAGCTTCAAGAATTATCTAGTCGGCTAAGTGAGGAAAGAGATACTGCTTTCATAATAATTACGGTAAATGGAACCGATGGAAAGAGTGCAAAACAATATGTGGGAGATTACTACGATGAGAATGGCCCTGGATATGATCAGCCGTTTGGAAATACTGCTATTTTATTTTTAGATATGCAGGGTCGGGATATATATTTAGCAGGCTTTAAAAAAGCAGAGGATTATTTGACTGACGAACGTCTCGATCTCATTCGTGATGAAATTACCCCTGCTCTATCAGAGGGGAACTATTTTGAAGCATTTTCGGACTATATCACTACTTCTCATGAGTATATGGGTGAAGAGCCAAGCAACGGTTCGGAAGAGTATAATGGATATGATTCTGATGCGGACCATCATGAGTATGCGAATGAAGACACGAATGTTGATTCAGAAAATATTCTTTTTCAATGGTGGTTTCAAGTCATAGCTGCTTTAGTTGTAGCTGGCATTGTTGTTGCTATCATGATTTATAGCTCTGGTGGTAGAGTAACAGTAAATGGTCAAACCTATATAAATAATAAACATTCAAAAGTGCTTAGCAGGTCTGATAGATTTGTAAGACAAACTGTAACGAAACAGAAGAAACCTTCAAATAATACAAATAACACAAGTGGTGGAGGCGGAATTTCAAGAGGTGGTCATTCGCATAGCGGAAGTGGAGGTAAGTTTTAA
- a CDS encoding TFIIB-type zinc ribbon-containing protein encodes MILHYKCPSCGSDMSFDSESGNLSCQSCGSQENIENYPEELITARFSEEEANEYHCENCGAVLITEAETAATTCSFCGAGVVIADRLSGHLAPRKVIPFTISKEEAGSAFQKWCRKGLLTPKGFMTADRIKSVTGMYVPFWLFDLNSKVQVSAECTKVRTYTRGDYIYTETNYYDVYRDINLEYDKVPVDASEKMDDKLMDKLEPFPYDQLKDFKTPYLAGYIAEKYNYTDEELLPRAEDKISGYIESYISSTLSGYHSVRYLNKQIHTRNMNSDYVLLPVWMVSYNYNNTIYTFAMNGQTGKIVGKPPISTGKVATWFSGIAAGTFLALKCVSYFMGGGFW; translated from the coding sequence ATGATACTTCATTATAAATGCCCTAGCTGTGGCAGTGATATGAGTTTTGATAGTGAATCAGGAAATTTATCCTGTCAAAGCTGTGGAAGTCAAGAAAATATAGAAAATTACCCCGAAGAGCTGATTACCGCGAGATTTTCGGAGGAAGAGGCAAATGAATACCATTGTGAGAATTGTGGTGCTGTTTTAATTACGGAAGCGGAAACAGCTGCAACGACGTGTAGCTTTTGTGGAGCGGGTGTAGTCATTGCGGATCGATTGTCAGGCCATCTTGCACCTAGGAAGGTGATCCCTTTTACGATCAGCAAGGAGGAGGCAGGAAGTGCCTTTCAAAAATGGTGTAGAAAAGGACTTTTAACCCCAAAAGGTTTTATGACTGCGGATCGAATAAAGAGTGTAACAGGGATGTATGTTCCTTTTTGGCTATTTGACTTGAATAGTAAGGTCCAAGTAAGTGCGGAGTGTACAAAGGTAAGGACATATACACGGGGAGATTATATCTATACAGAAACAAATTATTATGATGTTTATCGTGATATTAACTTGGAGTATGACAAGGTTCCTGTTGATGCATCAGAGAAGATGGATGATAAATTGATGGATAAATTGGAACCATTCCCATATGATCAACTAAAAGATTTTAAAACCCCGTATTTGGCAGGATATATTGCTGAGAAATACAATTATACAGATGAAGAACTACTCCCGCGGGCAGAAGATAAAATTAGTGGCTATATTGAATCCTATATTTCTTCAACACTATCAGGCTATCATTCCGTTCGTTATTTGAATAAGCAAATTCATACGAGAAATATGAATAGCGATTATGTGTTACTGCCTGTTTGGATGGTCAGCTATAATTATAATAATACTATTTATACATTTGCGATGAACGGACAGACAGGAAAAATTGTTGGTAAACCGCCAATCAGTACTGGAAAAGTGGCGACATGGTTTAGTGGTATAGCAGCGGGAACCTTCCTCGCCTTAAAATGTGTTTCCTATTTTATGGGAGGTGGCTTCTGGTGA
- a CDS encoding PspA/IM30 family protein codes for MSIITRFKDIMSSNINALLDKAENPEKMIDQYLRNLNKDLGKVKSETASVMAEEQRAKRVLNECQEEMEKMERYAIKALEAGNEGDARKFLEKKGTLATKLSELEAAYQLAATNSKQMKQMHDKLVGDIGELESRRSMLKAKWSVAKTQEKMNKLGASAADSSNTISAFGRMEDKVNRALDEANAMAELNADPKDDIEELTAKYDETSSVDNELAALKAKIQNNG; via the coding sequence ATGAGTATTATTACAAGATTTAAAGATATTATGTCCAGTAATATTAATGCATTATTAGATAAGGCAGAAAATCCAGAAAAAATGATCGATCAATACTTAAGAAACTTAAATAAAGATTTAGGTAAGGTTAAATCTGAGACAGCATCAGTTATGGCAGAGGAACAGCGGGCGAAAAGAGTATTAAATGAGTGTCAAGAAGAAATGGAAAAAATGGAACGCTATGCAATAAAGGCTTTAGAAGCAGGAAATGAAGGAGATGCTAGGAAGTTTTTAGAGAAGAAGGGAACCCTGGCAACAAAATTATCCGAATTGGAAGCAGCGTATCAATTAGCAGCAACAAACTCAAAGCAAATGAAACAAATGCATGACAAGTTGGTTGGTGATATCGGAGAATTGGAATCCAGAAGAAGTATGCTGAAAGCAAAATGGTCAGTTGCTAAGACACAAGAAAAAATGAATAAGCTTGGGGCTTCTGCTGCGGACTCAAGTAATACCATTTCTGCATTTGGACGAATGGAGGATAAGGTGAATCGTGCGCTAGATGAAGCGAATGCGATGGCAGAATTAAATGCTGATCCAAAAGATGATATCGAGGAGCTAACTGCTAAATATGACGAAACGAGCAGTGTGGATAATGAACTTGCTGCATTGAAGGCTAAAATACAAAATAATGGATAG
- a CDS encoding anti-sigma factor C-terminal domain-containing protein, with protein MQEWTKDKEKKVLWKYRFLLTVRIIRIIFILLFIYAIYMMILSIIYDQTNWGRKHEFQMKLALDWTQAGNYGEVSEVTSGKITPFLTQKIEFPLYQTIGKEEQPVGTVKMKKTLFNSFSNYEINYLNPSDSKRFTFYLPEDPRTGKTIKLADTAEVWDTLDKIHEGTVANLAFSTTSFLKPKELLKQLENVDVDVLWMPLYAGELKSIKKVDYMESGKGNVSVETLGLSRARKTDDYHSSSLMNISKETISENEKIMLANMKNLLDHESDTYIDRVLGLSHLEKRYNYLKKNGFQVYGAVVTGPVKELLKLKNYPFIQGAELGKFEYWNWEG; from the coding sequence ATGCAGGAATGGACAAAGGATAAGGAAAAAAAGGTGTTATGGAAATATAGGTTTTTACTAACTGTCAGGATTATTAGAATTATTTTCATCCTTTTATTTATATATGCCATTTATATGATGATTTTGTCTATTATTTATGATCAAACAAATTGGGGAAGAAAGCACGAATTTCAAATGAAGCTAGCATTAGATTGGACTCAGGCTGGGAATTATGGAGAAGTTAGTGAAGTCACTTCCGGAAAGATTACACCTTTTCTCACTCAAAAAATAGAATTTCCACTCTATCAAACCATTGGAAAAGAAGAGCAACCGGTAGGAACAGTGAAAATGAAGAAAACTCTATTTAATTCCTTTTCCAATTATGAAATAAACTATTTAAATCCGTCCGATTCTAAACGATTCACTTTCTATTTACCAGAAGACCCTCGAACAGGGAAGACAATAAAATTAGCAGATACAGCCGAAGTGTGGGATACATTGGATAAAATTCATGAAGGAACAGTGGCTAATTTAGCCTTTTCGACTACTTCATTTTTAAAACCCAAAGAGCTTCTTAAGCAATTGGAAAACGTTGATGTTGATGTTCTTTGGATGCCTCTATATGCAGGTGAGCTTAAATCAATAAAAAAAGTAGATTATATGGAAAGCGGTAAGGGGAATGTGTCTGTAGAAACATTAGGTTTATCTAGGGCACGGAAAACGGATGATTACCATTCTTCTTCTTTAATGAATATTAGTAAGGAAACAATAAGCGAGAATGAAAAAATTATGCTAGCAAATATGAAAAATTTATTAGACCATGAGAGTGATACCTATATAGATAGAGTTTTAGGCTTGTCTCATTTAGAGAAAAGATATAATTATTTAAAGAAAAATGGCTTTCAGGTATATGGTGCAGTTGTTACTGGTCCTGTAAAGGAATTATTAAAACTAAAAAACTATCCATTTATTCAAGGTGCTGAATTAGGTAAATTTGAATATTGGAATTGGGAAGGGTGA
- a CDS encoding sigma-70 family RNA polymerase sigma factor: MDRQSYNELDQIYRRYAEGLYYYLLHLSSSPSLSEELVQETFYRATISLSRFKHQEVKPWLYKIARNTYIDEWRRRKRWKWVPFFERKEMVSPYGTPEVEMVHKENIQELEEILQLLPENYRTIIYLREYAGFSYEDIQEAMDLSEGQVKITLFRARKRMKELSKRWRG, from the coding sequence TTGGATAGGCAGAGTTATAATGAGCTGGATCAGATTTATCGGAGATATGCGGAGGGATTGTATTATTATCTTCTTCATTTGTCTAGTTCTCCTTCTTTATCAGAAGAGCTGGTACAGGAAACATTTTATCGAGCAACGATTTCTTTATCACGATTTAAACATCAAGAGGTTAAACCGTGGCTCTATAAAATAGCAAGGAATACTTATATTGATGAGTGGAGAAGGAGAAAAAGATGGAAGTGGGTTCCTTTCTTTGAGAGAAAAGAAATGGTTAGCCCATATGGAACCCCTGAAGTAGAAATGGTACATAAAGAAAATATACAAGAACTAGAGGAAATACTGCAATTATTGCCTGAGAACTATCGAACGATTATTTATTTAAGAGAATACGCAGGGTTTTCTTATGAAGATATACAGGAAGCAATGGATCTAAGTGAAGGACAAGTCAAGATCACTCTTTTTCGCGCAAGGAAAAGGATGAAGGAATTAAGTAAGCGGTGGAGGGGGTAA
- a CDS encoding protein adenylyltransferase SelO, producing the protein MENSKEMGWNLENSYSRLPNSLFTTLNPTPVRSPKLVILNHHMANSLGFSVEELKSEEGVAILAGNQLPEGALPLAQAYAGHQFGHFNRLGDGRAVLLGEQRSPRGKLLDIQLKGSGPTPYSRGGDGRAALGPMLREYIISEAMQALGIPTTRSLAVVTTGEATIREKVLPGAILSRVASSHLRVGTFQYVAQWGTVEELKELADYAIERHYPELSTDGNQYLFFLQEVIKRQAKLIAKWQLVGFIHGVMNTDNMTISGETIDYGPCAFMDTYDPATVFSSIDTQGRYAYGNQPYIGGWNLARFAESLLPLLDKNLEHALKLAQDAISNYSKQYHDYWLEGMRAKLGLFNIEKDDESLIEDLLNLMQKYQADYTNTFRALTIEIEDESKLFKAPEFIKWKDVWESRRDRQRESKDSSQELMQRSNPAIIPRNHRVEEALEAAVEREDNSVMEKLLNVLSIPYAYTTEQDEYASLPGPACQPYQTFCGT; encoded by the coding sequence ATGGAAAATAGTAAAGAGATGGGATGGAATTTGGAAAATAGCTATTCACGCCTTCCGAATTCCCTTTTTACTACTCTAAACCCCACTCCTGTTCGTTCGCCAAAGTTAGTTATATTAAATCATCATATGGCAAACTCATTAGGGTTTAGTGTAGAAGAGCTAAAAAGTGAAGAGGGTGTAGCAATTCTTGCTGGAAATCAACTACCCGAGGGTGCATTACCGCTTGCACAGGCTTATGCAGGACATCAATTTGGCCATTTCAATAGATTGGGTGACGGTCGAGCAGTCCTTCTTGGTGAGCAACGATCTCCTCGTGGAAAACTGCTTGATATTCAACTCAAGGGTTCTGGACCAACCCCTTATTCTCGCGGTGGTGACGGTCGAGCAGCACTTGGTCCGATGTTACGTGAATATATCATCAGTGAGGCGATGCAAGCTTTGGGCATTCCTACGACACGTAGTTTGGCTGTAGTGACAACTGGAGAAGCAACTATACGTGAGAAAGTTTTGCCTGGTGCGATATTGAGCAGAGTAGCGTCCAGTCATTTAAGGGTAGGAACCTTTCAATATGTTGCTCAGTGGGGAACAGTGGAAGAATTGAAGGAATTGGCGGATTATGCTATCGAGCGTCACTATCCGGAATTAAGTACAGATGGTAATCAATATTTGTTTTTTCTTCAAGAGGTAATCAAACGTCAAGCTAAACTAATTGCCAAGTGGCAGCTCGTTGGGTTTATCCATGGAGTCATGAATACGGACAATATGACGATTAGTGGAGAGACGATTGATTATGGCCCTTGTGCTTTTATGGATACGTATGATCCTGCTACTGTGTTTAGTTCGATTGATACGCAAGGTCGCTATGCTTATGGTAATCAGCCGTATATAGGTGGGTGGAATTTAGCACGATTTGCCGAAAGTCTCTTGCCATTATTAGATAAAAATTTAGAACATGCACTAAAGCTAGCACAGGATGCAATTTCAAATTACTCTAAGCAATATCATGACTATTGGCTTGAAGGAATGAGAGCAAAGCTAGGATTGTTTAACATAGAAAAAGATGATGAATCACTAATTGAGGATTTACTTAACTTGATGCAAAAGTATCAAGCAGATTATACAAATACCTTCCGTGCCTTAACGATCGAAATAGAAGATGAATCGAAGTTGTTTAAGGCACCAGAATTTATAAAATGGAAAGATGTTTGGGAATCAAGAAGAGACAGACAAAGGGAATCAAAAGATTCTTCGCAGGAATTAATGCAAAGAAGCAATCCAGCCATTATTCCACGAAATCATCGAGTTGAAGAAGCACTAGAAGCAGCAGTGGAGAGAGAAGATAACAGTGTAATGGAGAAGTTGCTCAATGTTCTCTCAATCCCCTATGCCTATACAACAGAACAGGATGAATATGCATCACTTCCTGGACCTGCTTGCCAACCTTACCAAACATTTTGTGGTACATGA